DNA from Brassica napus cultivar Da-Ae chromosome C4, Da-Ae, whole genome shotgun sequence:
TTGCCAGAGCCACTCTGCAGTATGGTACAGACATGACATACTCGGAGGAGTATATGTACGTGCCAGAACAAGGTTGTAGTAACACCTTTGTTGATCTGCAGAAAGGAAGGGAGACGTGTGTTCCAGTTCATCAGATATGAGCATTAATGTAGCTGGTGGTGGATTACGCACTCTGAAAAGCGTCAAAtccatataaatacatatgccTACCCTCCCTGTATGAATAAAGGCAAGGGACAGTTGAAGAAACCAAactctttataaaataaataaattcaggAGGATTAATAACAAACTGGTGTGTTGAAGAAAGATTCCAGTGGAAGAGAGGCCTTGCAGGACGTGAGGATGTGCATTTCCCACCACACCGCCGTTTTAGCATTCGCATACTCAGGCGCCGCCTTACTCATCAtttatacccttttttttttacaagctCAAGTTCTCGATCTCGATCTCTAGCTTAGCTTTATTAGGGTTTTCCTTCCGacttgtaaaatatatatgcacCAACTCATGGGCCGGCCTATCTAATGGCCTATAAAAAACAACTCCTAAACCTAATGACAGCTTCAAGTACATTGGGATACTGCCACAGTTATATGCAGAAATTTAGATCAAATATATTCATCTCCAAGCTCCTTTTGTCTTTGACAGATTCCATCtggaaaagaaagaaacagtTACATTATAATTCTCCAAACCAACCCTAAATACCCACAAGCAGTGTTGGAAGCAAAGAATCGTTTTGTAATGTTTATTTGAAGGAAATTACACTAACTGAAACACTGGCAATAAAGTAAAATAGCCAGAATCTAAGGCCGAAACCCAATGTATAATCCTGCCAAGCATAGAAGTCCCTCATTTGCCGTCTCATAACacaattttctctctctctctctttaccaaTTGGTTGTGGACCAACAAATCTAGACTAGAAGAGTAAATAAGCATacaaagagatgaagaagaagaagagagaagagagaagagactaAATACCTCAGGAATCGCAGGCTTTGAACCTCAcctagaaaaaaaaagcaaatcatTTTTAAGGAAGTGCAAAACCAAGAAGATACAAGACCGTAAGAGCAACTCCATCAGTAGATCTTAGAGGAGGCACTAAAGTAATTAAgggaaaaaattaaatcataaatGGTTTTATTAGGTAGGAGCGCTCCTTTATTAGGTGATTTAAGGAGTGGTAAAGATCCCAGACGTGGCAGCAAGGGGTTGGTTGGGTCATTAAGACGAAAGGTCTCGTTTACGGtttgtcttttatttttatttttcatcttcGATGTCATCGACATCttttcctcttctctctctcgaAATTTCCTTGACCATGATTGATCCGTTTTTTTTGTCTGTGATTATGTCGTTTTCTTGTGTGATATCGTCTCCTATCACTGGGTCTTCCTTCCTCGTCGATTCTGTCAAAATCTCCAACGGAGAAAACGTTTGATTCGTTTCACCCACTTCGTCGATGTTCTCCTCCGGACTCATCCATCCAATCAGCACAAAGGTTcggtttcttttttatttttgtttatgtgaATTGAATCCCTTTGTCGattattttccaaaattttgtttGGATTATGAGATTTGCCTCTGTCTATCAGGAAATATTGATGGGGAAGTGGTGGTTTGAAGTCGCGAGGAACGGACTATGATGATGAAGAGAGTATCTTCCGACAACTGTGGATACGGTATTGGTGGTCCAATCCGACAAAGGTCATTCCTTTACGCTGTTTTATttgatgatttaaaattttataagagtTTTTCTTGAGTTAGAAGTTTGAGTAGATTTTTGTGTTGATTCAAAACAGTTGATTGATTAAAATCTTCATTGTCTTAATTGTGAACTAAGAAGTGTCTTGTGTTTTGATTTTAAACACAGTTGGAGCTGCGTGGGAGACAGTAAATGAGAGCAAAGAGACAGTAAATGAGAGCGTGGAAGACAAAGGTCTTGCAGGGAGCAGCAAGATACAGAGGTCACACAAAGACGTCAAACCATCTATCTTTAAGTTCATAGGTAAGTAGAGACAATCCTTTAATGAGTGTTAGACATTGTTTAGGTTGGAATTAAATGGTCTTTAGGAGTAGATACATTTATTGGCATTGTTTACGTTAGAATTAAATGGATTTTTGAGGTGTTTTGGTTGTTTTATAATTAGGTAGATACATTGATGAGCATTTAcacgaataaatctcatactcTCATTAAGTTTGCTTTAAAAAGTGACTAACTTTCCCTTTCTCAATTCATATTTCTTTCATTTCTGTGGAATTCATATCTCTTCTATTATCAGAAGAagctatatttctttttttttagtttctccTCCTTCGCTATGGATCCATTTAGTGAACCTTGTGGCTTTCAAAATCTCCTAAACAGTCAACAACCAAACCCCTCCTTCTCCTATCTCTCCCGTGAACCAAGTATTGAAGTCTCTGGATGGCCTGAAGATGCAAACGAAGATGAAGTCATCTTGTCTGGCCGTAAAGAAAGGCGGAAATGGTCACCAACTGAAGACAAGGTGCTCATTTCTGCTTGGTTAAACACGTCCAAAGATCCTGTCGTGGGAAATGAGCAGAAAGCAATTGCGTTTTGGAAACGAATTGCTGCTTATTTTGGTTCAAGTCCACAGCTTGCCGGTTACCAAAAGAGAGACACAACTTGCTGTAAATCGAGGTGGGGGAAgattgatgttaggagttttcaaggctcctaagacaaatgttgtagtataaatgattgtcgaacctgttctgagggatatcaaagcactgagaatgcaagtactcacttaatctaagtgcaaccaatgatttagatgggttttaaactactactaatactagaaaacaataacagaatgatactttcttgactaagggaaaagagaactcatgagcatagggattagaccttgggtgatcaagtatcgaactaaggatgacaaatgatcaatcaaactatcaacattaagcctagacacaattctaagcaaactctatgtctagatgaatgctcatttgctaacatatctcaaacatcaaatgtctttggttgaataatatgaaagcaatcattactaacaagtctattagctatcttagcatctttaacaacaaatgtctttggcaaagtatactaaaagcctaggagagttgtctcagacatttcatcaaacaccttttgggtggaaaatgtctattgatcaacttttgagtgaccaactcagaagatgcattatgaatactctactagcaaggaacaagaatgatctacagtaaaacatcctagaactaacctaatcacccttaatctccctaacccatgaattcaaaaggtgattacacactaatctccatgattcttcttaaacccatattggatttaagataaatcatgtagagaaatagataagaaatcaacaataacacaagaacataacaatcaaaatccaagagatgaacttctcaagagagtttttgtgtatttctcaacaGATCAAAAGATAGATCCCTCCTGGTGGCTtccagagtattaaaacataggtttagaaaataaaaacgtgcataatgaaatgaccaaaaggcccttaagtaaaatagaaaatcgACCCAACAacagacgcggagcgacctcggcatgtcgctccgagaggtcgctctggccttcgggagcgacctcagtgggtcgctctgagaggtcgctccgggcttcgcttcgtgtcatctcgccatagagacgcgagcgacctcggggtgtcgctttgggaggtcgctccgagaggggtgtgagatgcgagcgacctcggcgTGTCGCTCTGGGCAAGTTGCTTCACGGGGtgaatatggcgagcgacttcacggggtcgctccagctaggtcgttctgagaggtgctttggagcgacctcatgacgtcgctgcggaacctcgctcccctgctctgctcgtccaatgatcacataTTTCACCTCATTTGAGCTCTAAATGCATCCAAAtagccccaagaactccatgtggcactccaacacctgatagagactcatgtatgcaaaatgtaacctaaacatggctaaatcctagtctatatgatcaaaatgcacatggatgaatggataagataatggaaatatgcaagatatcaaagaTTAATGAGGGCGTGTGCAAGTTTGTTGGTTGCTATGATGCTGCAACCAAACAAAAATCGAGTGGCCAGAGTGAGGATGATGTACTGAAGATGGCTCATGACATTTTCTTCAATGATTATAAGAGCAAATTCACACTTGAGCATGCATGGTTGGAGTTGAGGCATGATCAAAAATGGTGTGGAGGTCTGGCGAGTAAAGAGAATGTGAGCTCTAAGAGAAGAAAGCTTGATGATCAATCACCACAGTCATCAACGTCAGTGCCATGTAGCCTTGGAGGAGATGAACCAACGGCTCGGCCTGCTGGTGTCAAAGCTGCGAAGGGCAAAAGTAAAGCGGCTGTGAGTAAGGGTAAGACTTCTGAAGCAGAAGGGAAGTTGTGTGTTGACTTTCAGAACATGTGGGAGATCAAGCAAAAGGATTTTGTATTGTGATGAATATGATGAGCAGTCGGAATCAAATACGTGATAACAAAATACATCAACGattgaaagctgatttggtaGAGAATATCTGGCAAAAATTTGGAACAAATCAAGATTTCAACTAATCAGCGTTTTCTCGTTTacgatttgtatttgtatttttaatatacttttatgtaatttcttttaaaagttttatgtatatttttattttaaatcattttatttaaaattttttttaagaaccccaTAGGGATTCTCCCAATGGAGGAAAAGAAAATTATCTCCCCTAAGTAAGGTCCTAAACTTGTAAGTCACattatatattcttaatttAAGCATTAGGACCTCTAATGGGTCCTAATGGATGGAGATGGTCTAACAAAGCAATCCTGTCAACAAAACGAACCGGAATAAACCGGTTATCTACCGGAATCCGAATCGGGTCGGAATTTACAAAAAGGCCCCAAAATCTCTTTTCATTTTGTAACAACAACAAGCAATCTTGTCGTCAAAGCGAACCGAAATAAACCGGTTATCTAACTGAATCCAAATCCCTTTAGAGCCGAACAAACCCAAATCACGGGAGCAAAAAGAGAAACTCACCGGTGGTCATGCGGAACCCGCCTCCACCTCCGTCCCCAACGCCGACGACCTCACCGTCACGTTCCATCGAGAAAAGGAACTCTCTTCCTAGAATCGGTCAGAACTTCCCGGAAAGAGCAATCCTCGCCGCCTTAAAAGAGCAATCATGTTCGATATGCCTTGAAAACCTAACCCACCGACGCGCCGCCGTGATCCCGTCGTGCAGGCACGGGTACTGCCTCGGTTGCATCCGCAAGTGGAGCGGCGTCAAGAGAACCTGCCCTCTCTGCAACGCTCGTTTCGACTCCTGGCTCGTCGTTAACGATCTCGCTTCTAGAACATTCCGCGAGGAGCGCTTACCGCTTCTCCGTGATCGCCAGACAGTGACTTATCATCGTCGGAATATCATCCCTTCCGGTCGCCGGAGGTttctgttctctctctctctgtgatcATCTCAAAGTTTGCATCTTTTTGATTTGCTTGTTTGTTAGGACGATTCCTAGGTCAACGGATGTGTTGGAGAGCTCTAGCTCGAGAAGGTCAAGGCCATTGCCGTGGAGGAGATCTTTTGGACGGCCTGGTTCGGTTCCTGATCATGTTATCTTGGAGAGGAAGCTTCGCTGGCGAGCTAGGTTGGTTTGATATTTACTTCTCGCAATTGTGTTCAGTTTGTTTTCGAGTTTCTAACTAGTTTCGTTTTGCTCTAATGCAGCATATACGATAGACAACTACGAGCTGCTCGCTTGCATTCTAGGTCAAGCTTACTAGTGGTAAGTTTCTATGTGCTATGGTCGATGATTGCACTCTTGGTGTGTAATCTTTGTAATTGTGCAGGTGAATGATGATCACACTAAGGCAAGGATAACTGAAAGAATCGAACCGTGGATGAGAAGAGAGCTTCAGGCAGTCCTTGGAGATCCTGATCCTTCAATCATTGTTCATTTTGCATCTGCCCTTTTCATCAAAAGGCTTGAGAGAGAGAATAATGGACAATCAGGGCAGGGAGGAGGGATACTAGTGGAAGACCAAGTCTCCTCCTCTCTTGGAATATTCTTGGGTGATAAGGAGGATACCTTTTGGCATGAACTGAGGTAAGGATCAAGTAACTACGGATTGAGTTGTAGTAAACAAAAACACATAGGGGCTACATACTGGAGTAGAGCAATCTAGAAGGGCAGTGGCTTGTCAGTATAACCGGCGTTTGATTATGGAACTGATACCTTTTGGTTTGACGTTCATTTCTGATGAGAAcgttttacaattatttttcaGATGTTTCGCTGAGAGTAGCCTCACGATGGAAACATACGATGCAGTAGTTGAGTACAGTGAGGTGGAGTAGTGAAAGTGATGGCAGTAAAAAAGAGGTAAATGAATTGTTTGGGATGCTAACCGAATCTGTATGAAACCCAGTTTCACTTTATTCTCTGGCTGTAGAAACTGGTTTTGAGATTTCAATATTATGTATTTGTATGCAGATAACTAAGGATTACGCTCTTGCcatatgaagtatatatagaAAGACTTATGATGACACTGTTGTTGTCTTGGAAGTTGAAGAACAAGTGTAAGGTCGCCAAGGGATATAGAGTAGGTAG
Protein-coding regions in this window:
- the LOC106403313 gene encoding glutathione S-transferase T3-like — protein: MDPFSEPCGFQNLLNSQQPNPSFSYLSREPSIEVSGWPEDANEDEVILSGRKERRKWSPTEDKVLISAWLNTSKDPVVGNEQKAIAFWKRIAAYFGSSPQLAGYQKRDTTCCKSRWGKINEGVCKFVGCYDAATKQKSSGQSEDDVLKMAHDIFFNDYKSKFTLEHAWLELRHDQKWCGGLASKENVSSKRRKLDDQSPQSSTSVPCSLGGDEPTARPAGVKAAKGKSKAAVSKGKTSEAEGKLCVDFQNMWEIKQKDFVL
- the LOC106402467 gene encoding E3 ubiquitin-protein ligase Topors-like isoform X1: MRNPPPPPSPTPTTSPSRSIEKRNSLPRIGQNFPERAILAALKEQSCSICLENLTHRRAAVIPSCRHGYCLGCIRKWSGVKRTCPLCNARFDSWLVVNDLASRTFREERLPLLRDRQTVTYHRRNIIPSGRRRTIPRSTDVLESSSSRRSRPLPWRRSFGRPGSVPDHVILERKLRWRASIYDRQLRAARLHSRSSLLVVNDDHTKARITERIEPWMRRELQAVLGDPDPSIIVHFASALFIKRLERENNGQSGQGGGILVEDQVSSSLGIFLGDKEDTFWHELRCFAESSLTMETYDAVVEYSEVE
- the LOC106402467 gene encoding E3 ubiquitin-protein ligase Topors-like isoform X2, encoding MRNPPPPPSPTPTTSPSRSIEKRNSLPRIGQNFPERAILAALKEQSCSICLENLTHRRAAVIPSCRHGYCLGCIRKWSGVKRTCPLCNARFDSWLVVNDLASRTFREERLPLLRDRQTVTYHRRNIIPSGRRRSTDVLESSSSRRSRPLPWRRSFGRPGSVPDHVILERKLRWRASIYDRQLRAARLHSRSSLLVVNDDHTKARITERIEPWMRRELQAVLGDPDPSIIVHFASALFIKRLERENNGQSGQGGGILVEDQVSSSLGIFLGDKEDTFWHELRCFAESSLTMETYDAVVEYSEVE